A region of the Drosophila subobscura isolate 14011-0131.10 chromosome J, UCBerk_Dsub_1.0, whole genome shotgun sequence genome:
GGCCACGGCGGCGCTCAAGCATTTCTTCTATCAGAATCTCTGTGATACTTATTTGGTAAGCGAATTGGGAACATGCTTTCACCTTTCACCTCTATAACTCTTTTGTCCAACCCACAGGAAACGACAAAGACTGAAATTAATCATCGCACACCCACGGGCTACATCCATGTGGGCACATTGACCGCCTGCCTCAGCTGGGGACTGCAGGCCCTAGCGCCATTTACACCGTTTGTAGcctcggagctgctgcagcatgtgCCACTCAATATGGAGGTGAAGCTATCGCAGTATGCGGACAGCAAACTGGTGGCGGAGATCAACGATGTAGTTGGCATTTGCCAGAGCGTGCGCCAGCTGAAGAGCATGCACAAAGTCAGCAAACGACACGAACCCAAACTCACGCTGTTTGCCACAAATGCCGAGTCGGAGCAGGTGCTGGCTCGTCATCTGCAGCAGATACAGCTGCTGTCGCGCTGCGAGCGCGTGGATCTGGACATGCTGAACGAGAACTCGAAGCATGCAAAGAAATTGAACCTCTTCTCCACGGCGGGCGCACTCTGCTCCTTCGGCCTCAGCATGAACGAGGACTTTGGCATGACTTTGGCGGAGCGTGACAATCTGGTGCAGAGCAACATCAAGCGGCTGAAGCGACTGGCAACTGAGCTGCAAAAGTATCGCATGCGCCTGGACAATGAAGCCTTCCAGCTGATGGCCGACAAGAAGACGCGCGAACATTTCGAGAAGAGGGTTTGTATTTGCAGCCTCCCTACCATCATGCTAAGCTCAATTAAATGTTCGTTTGTCTCTCTTTGCAGGTCAAGGAACTGGAGGCGGAAATGAAGAGCTTAATGCCGGAAACAGCGTGATCTCAAGAGGGGATCTAATGTGTAGATAGTGCCCAGTGCCTTTGTTATTGTTTGCTAATCCATTAAGTTATTATACGCGGGCCCTTCCTGTAACCAATTGACACATTTATAAGCCAGCAGCGAGTCTTTTTTCATTGTCTATATTATGTCTCTTAGTTAAGCTATAAAATAGGACATGCGTTCTGTGAATAGGACAAGTAGAAGCCTCGATTCGATATGTCCATATCCTCATTGCCATCGGTCACCGTGTAGACCACAAAAGGTTTCGCCGAAGTGGTGGTGGACACCAGCCCGAGGCCGCAGAAACGATCGCTGGCCAACGAAACGCCGCCCTGCGAGGGTGCGGGAATGACAATGTAGTCGGTGGTGCAGTCCTGGCTCTGCACGGAGGATGTGGCCAGCAGTGCGGGATCCACGGCGCCCACATCGTTGGTCAGCGTAAAGGAGTAAGTGTCGGAGCCGACTTGGCTGTAGGTGATGGAGCAGATGCCAGCCGCCTTGCGTATGCAGATGCCGTATCTGGTGTTGGCCAGCTGCCGCGTGCCCTGCACCCCAATCGAGTTCAGAGCGGAGGAGGCAGCGGACACGTAATTGAAGCTGGCAAACGTGCCACTGGTGGGCATATAGTACTGCAGGCAACCGGAAGGCGCTAGAGTGGCCGACGAGCAGCCCAGCATTCGTATCTGGAACTGCCACTGGCGATTGAATGTGTAGCCCGCGGAGGTGGCCACCGAGATGGTAATGGGACTGACGCCATTGAAGTCCACGTAGACATGCTGGCCAGAGTTTTCGCCGCAAATGCTGGGCACCTGCGAGGCACCGCCCGTAATGGTCAGCGCATCGGTGCTGCACGAACCATCACCCGTGGGCGGAGCCAGCGACAGAGCGAGGAAGTCCACGCGCAGCTGGCAGATGGTCGAGTCCGGTGGCGTCACCACAATGGAGCAGCGCCCGCCTCCGGCATACGGCGCCGGATAATTGCTGTTGTAGAAGTAAGTATTGTTGTACGAGGTGCTCGCGCCGCATGTCCTTTGATCTAACAAGAAAGTAGTCAATGTTGCAGAGCTCTAGCCAATGGAGTGGCAAGGACTTACATATACAGCAGATGGCCTGACTGGTAATGGTGGAGCAACTGCCGGCGCCCACGCCGCTATTGTCCGAACACTCGCCAGAAATTACGCAGgtgcccagcagcagattgTTGCCCGTGCAAATGTCATTGGAGAAGCGACCGATTGTGTAAAAGGGAAACCCTGTAAAGAGAGAAAACAGGGAAAGATAATGACAATCAAGTGCACTCCTAAAGATAATCAAAATCTTCTTATCGCAGATAGAAGTGAAGGTGCAGTTGAAGCGGAACCCAGTGATGGTTAAGACTAAAGACGAAAGAATCCCGGACTCAGGTGATAATTGAGGCGTGACCCACATACGGAGACCACGACTGCgacaaaacaaaccaacagcACTCATCAGCCAGAGGGAGATCTCTCTCGAgagctctctccctctcgatCGATCGTTCAGCACTTACAGCGAGGATGTCGTGAGTCACTGCGTGCCAGACTCGAGTTGGTTCCTGCCTGCAGGTCCAGACTGTCATTTTGGCTGGCAAGTGGcgcttccagctgctgcacttgctggctgctggcacgtGCCGCACTGTAGACGCCCAGAATGTAGCTGCTGAAGAAGATGGCCACGATGGCCAGGAGGCGCGaggagtgtgtggcagcagcaggcatgATTGGGCAAGATAATCGATTCACTTTCGGTTTTCGCACGTAGATCGCTCGGAGATCTGAAAGGGAAGcggaatggatggatggtaaTGGCCCGACTCGAAGGCACGTCCGAACGCGCTTGTATTACAACGTAGACTGAACCGAGGCAGGCCATAGTTTTGGGGGCATACTGTGGCGCAGATCCAGGTGCTAATTGAGAGAACCCGACGGGTATGGCGATTCATGTTAATGCAGGGCCGGCTCATGGTAAAGTCTGAATGTTTCCGTCATAGAAATTGTCAAGCAGAATGTTCTTCTCGTCCACAGAGTCTGTTGCGCCGCGCTGCCCTAGTTTCAGTTCCGCTCCTGTCCAAAGATCGTGTGAAGCTTATTTCGTTGGAACGGGAGAGAATGTGGAGCACTCACGCATAGGAAGTCCGTCGGCCAGCGACCGATCCATTCTTCGGTATGTTGGTATTATTTCTTATTCGATTTTACGCGTATTATTTTAATGACAACAAATAACTGGGCGAGGAAAGTGATAGAAATGCCTGGCTGGGGCCAGCACGCGTGTGGCGCCGCATGATACCATTCCTCGAGCCTGGTTAATAGAAAGTGCTCGCTGTTTACCCCCTTAATACGCGTATGTAAACGCATGCTAACATTTTTTTCCgcttgatttaattttatttctataaataatCCCATGCGATCGACAATTGGCTGGCAGATGATGTAACGGTACACTGTGGGCGCGTGTAAAGTCTGTCTCTGGCACGGCtaactgctgctgcgctgcatTTACTAGAACGCGGCTCGCACGACATCAATTAGCAGATTCTCACTAATCGCAGACTATCTATCTGGCAGCTAATTAATGTTTAATCTGAAAAGGAAGGTAAAAGTGGATTGACACTTTGACTGTTTCCAGGCCGTAGCGAAGCGTAGAAAGTTTGCGACTGTTAAAAATGTTGACACTCTGTTAAGTTTACAGCAAATGTTGCCTGGCCTGCTTGGGACTTTTATTAAAACAATAACTAGCAGCTAAACGCACAatagaaaaagcaaaacgtCCATTAACctattcaatttcaataatgGCACCAGCCTTGGACAACGCCTCCTTCAGCTTCTCGGCCTCCTCCTTGGGTATGTCCTGCTTCACGACGGTGGGTGCACTTTCCACAAACTTCTTGGCCTGCACCAGGTTCATGCCCTCCAGCAGATTCTTCACCTCCTTGATGAGCGCCACCTTCTGTTTGTCGTCAAACTTGACCAGTTTCACGGTGAAGGAGGTCTGCACCTTCTTGGGCGCCGcttcctcctcgtcgtcggcGGCTGCACGTGCCGGTCCTGCCGCAAACTGTGGGGCAAAGGCTGTCTCTGGCAGGTTAAGTTTCTGTTTCAGCAGGCTGCTCAGCTCAGCGACCTCCAGCAGATTCAGAGCAGCAATGTTGTTGACAATGCTGTCCAACTTCGGATTGGGTGGCTTGGCAGCCCCCTCTGGAGGAGGCGACACCAGTTTTTCAGCTCCCGAGACAGCCGCTGCCGGGGCCGCTGCGCTGTACATACGCTGCAGTCGAATATGGCGAGTGATTTGACGAAGGGCAAGTCGTGTGATCTGCATTTTGGTTATATCTGTGCAGGAGTAATGACTGTTTAAGTAACCAAGTCCagaaatttcaattagttttcaatttaCCTGTGTTTTTCTGATGGAATTTTGATGGCCGCAGCAGGTTATGTGAGCAagatttatcgatcaaatataccgcactaCTTTCAacaatataccgaaatatacattgacagttaaaaaatataccgtaaatataccgaaatcttaaatcattctTCTCGATTTTGCTATTCTATTCAAtgttaccagctagttaggccTCTCAGGCGCTAAAgttataattttatccgatttatcaatcaatcttccacaagattggctagttgtTATGACtgttttattggattgttttcAAAATAAGGTTAAATCTAAAAAGGCCAGCCAACAAAACTAGCAAAAAACGTTACGTTTGTGGGCATGGAATGTTACGTTATTTGAcaacttgttgcttgtcaGCCGGTAGTATTTTGCTATATATAtgttttgtataccctattttcattaatgaatattaaaattaacttttctAAGCGGCTCTTCAATATGACTATCTTGCATTGAAAACTAACTTAACCCACATAGCCCCCACTGTTTAAACTATAGTTAAAACTGTGAAGTCATCTTagattaaaacaaaatattacaaGTTCAATTCTTCAAGATTCCCCAATATTCGGTGGTGTTCCTTTCATTTATTAGCTTTTCAGTCTACAGAGCATACACTTTAACATAGTCAATTGACAGATGGGCATCATCCAACCACTGATCGAGCTTCGGCTTCTGATGCTTCCAAAAGTCCGACATGGCGCGCGGTTCCCGCTCATGCCACGGTTTCTGTGTATCGTAGAAATATTCGTTGAATCCACCCACTGCCAAGCCAAAGGTTACATAAAACTCTTGATCGAAGGGCGCCAGGCCAGTGCCCTCCTCCAGTTTCTGGGAATTCGGCAGTCGCATCCCATTCACAATCGTCTCGCTGAACGCTCCGCACTCGCTGCCCTGACGACAAATCTCCTTGCCATCGACCAGCCACTTGAGCTCCCGCGGCGTCCACTCCAGGGTGTAGTTGTGGAAACTGTCGCTCCAGTCATCCGAGCTCTCCTTGCTGCCCTCCCTGTGGCACACTTTGGCTGAGCGGAGTGGCTCCTCGGCATTGAGCAGCGCTCCCGTATACAGATCCAATTTGCCATTGGCTGGCCGGGTGTACGCAATCCGAATCTGTCCCGACTGATAGTCGTCTCCATAAGCGGGAGCCTTTGGCTGCAGCCAGAGCTGCGGCGTGAGCCACTCGGCCCTCGGCATCTTGGCGCGCACATCCACCCGTCCGTACTTGAAGGAGAAACTCTGCTTGGTGGAGAACTGAGCCGTCAGCATGGGCGGCAGGCGATCGTTTCGCTGTCTGCCATCACGAACGCAGTCCGCTGTATTGGCGGCCCCTGTGCAGCCGCTGCCCAGATCCAGCTTGCCCTCCAAGTTCGTGTGGAAGTGTCGCTTTGTCGAGGTGGTTGACAGCACCGCATGGCCGTTGTGGAGACGCAGCGTGCTGTGGGTGTCGTCCAAGTAGACGTTGAACTCGTAGTCGGGCGACCCGGAGAAGCGTCGCTCCGCCAGCCACTTGTTGGTGTCCAATTTTGTGGCACTGAACTCGTCCACAAACACCAACTGTCCCGCACAGCGAGAGGGTCCACCGTTCACCTGTGTTTTGGGTTGCGTGCAGCCAGAACGAATGTCGATATCCGGGTCCGAGTTCGGGTCCGATGGCCAGATCCAGGGAGTTGTGGATTCAGCTGCCACCGGGGTTCTGCGTGTAGTCGCTGGAACGGTGCCATTTCCGCTGTAAGCATCGACAACGAAAGTGCCATCGTCTTCGCGATAACCCAGGCCATTGTAGATAACGTATGTCCAGTAGTAGAGCGTGTCGCCGGGCTTGAGCATCGCCAAACGATCCCTGAAGGTCCAGCGGCCGTTCTTCACTTTGACAATATCCCGGGCCCAGGTGCCCGCCTCCAAGCCTTCCATCTCCTCGTTCAGCTTGCCATGGAACGCGAACAGTGTGATACCCTCCTCGTGTGGTATGGAAACCTCGAATCCCTTGGGATAGAACACCTCAATCTTGGCTCTTGGCACCTCATAGCCGTGCACTTGCAcacaaaggaggaggaggagcgtgAGGAGACAGCagctccacacacaaaagcgaGATGCATCCGCCATTCTGACACGCAAAATCGTAACTGAGATGAGCAGCCGTCAGACAAGTCAGACTTATCAAGAAACCGGTTCtgcctttgtttattttaatcaCTAATCACAACATACATAAAACTGTGTGTGGGAAGctagtgagagagagagcgcgagttACCACCTCAGCATCTATCCTCACCCTCGCCCCGCCGAAACCACCGCGGCTAGCATAAGTAGGCCCCAACGTCAACAACGTCgatgctgcaacaaagttggACCGGCAGaacttacacaaacaaacatcagaCTCAGCAACCAAACATCCGTTCTAATTGAGGAAT
Encoded here:
- the LOC117894643 gene encoding 50S ribosomal protein L7/L12, producing MQITRLALRQITRHIRLQRMYSAAAPAAAVSGAEKLVSPPPEGAAKPPNPKLDSIVNNIAALNLLEVAELSSLLKQKLNLPETAFAPQFAAGPARAAADDEEEAAPKKVQTSFTVKLVKFDDKQKVALIKEVKNLLEGMNLVQAKKFVESAPTVVKQDIPKEEAEKLKEALSKAGAIIEIE
- the LOC117894642 gene encoding uncharacterized protein LOC117894642, encoding MPAAATHSSRLLAIVAIFFSSYILGVYSAARASSQQVQQLEAPLASQNDSLDLQAGTNSSLARSDSRHPRWFPFYTIGRFSNDICTGNNLLLGTCVISGECSDNSGVGAGSCSTITSQAICCIYQRTCGASTSYNNTYFYNSNYPAPYAGGGRCSIVVTPPDSTICQLRVDFLALSLAPPTGDGSCSTDALTITGGASQVPSICGENSGQHVYVDFNGVSPITISVATSAGYTFNRQWQFQIRMLGCSSATLAPSGCLQYYMPTSGTFASFNYVSAASSALNSIGVQGTRQLANTRYGICIRKAAGICSITYSQVGSDTYSFTLTNDVGAVDPALLATSSVQSQDCTTDYIVIPAPSQGGVSLASDRFCGLGLVSTTTSAKPFVVYTVTDGNEDMDISNRGFYLSYSQNACPIL
- the LOC117895163 gene encoding gram-negative bacteria-binding protein 3 — translated: MADASRFCVWSCCLLTLLLLLCVQVHGYEVPRAKIEVFYPKGFEVSIPHEEGITLFAFHGKLNEEMEGLEAGTWARDIVKVKNGRWTFRDRLAMLKPGDTLYYWTYVIYNGLGYREDDGTFVVDAYSGNGTVPATTRRTPVAAESTTPWIWPSDPNSDPDIDIRSGCTQPKTQVNGGPSRCAGQLVFVDEFSATKLDTNKWLAERRFSGSPDYEFNVYLDDTHSTLRLHNGHAVLSTTSTKRHFHTNLEGKLDLGSGCTGAANTADCVRDGRQRNDRLPPMLTAQFSTKQSFSFKYGRVDVRAKMPRAEWLTPQLWLQPKAPAYGDDYQSGQIRIAYTRPANGKLDLYTGALLNAEEPLRSAKVCHREGSKESSDDWSDSFHNYTLEWTPRELKWLVDGKEICRQGSECGAFSETIVNGMRLPNSQKLEEGTGLAPFDQEFYVTFGLAVGGFNEYFYDTQKPWHEREPRAMSDFWKHQKPKLDQWLDDAHLSIDYVKVYAL